A window from Acidimicrobiia bacterium encodes these proteins:
- a CDS encoding YlxR family protein yields the protein MGCRRVDDARALLRVSFDRDGAPRLGPGPGRGAWLCRPPATLGCLDAALRRGALDRALRAPLPGPGVTALRAKLAGLSG from the coding sequence GTGGGCTGCCGCCGCGTCGACGACGCCCGAGCGCTGCTCCGGGTCTCGTTCGACCGCGACGGCGCACCGCGCCTCGGCCCCGGTCCCGGCCGCGGCGCGTGGCTGTGCCGGCCGCCGGCCACGCTCGGCTGCCTCGACGCCGCCCTCCGCCGCGGCGCCCTCGACCGCGCGCTGCGGGCCCCGCTGCCCGGGCCGGGCGTCACGGCCCTGCGCGCGAAACTTGCAGGTCTGAGCGGCTGA
- the infB gene encoding translation initiation factor IF-2 → MATKKIRIYELARELGVENQVVLDLADELKIGVKSHSSSIEDPMADRVRRLADSRGLRRAEPEPVAPEPTPPPRPEPAPAAPPTPAPAPEPRPAAPHRVVRSTGGIPEPPPIPRPVRPTTGVPEPAPSLPRDPIGARPAAGPAPTPELRSPTGKPIPPPPGARRTPPPPGPRVFTPSSGAPPRGGGDRAPGAGAPSRPRFGGGGGFPGRGGPGGGPGGPGGRGGPPGRGRSGPQGQRPRRKKRRRRDFEDLGPASPTALTPIDAPVPEGEIVVPRGGTIQELAPKLNRNTADLVRLLFDAGEMVTGTQTLADEMIELIAETLGAEVLIVEPGQEQELELQALLGDEEEDDEALLEPRPPIVTVMGHVDHGKTTLLDAIRATNVVAGEAGGITQHIGAYQADRNGRRITFIDTPGHEAFTAMRARGAQATDIVVLVVAADDGVMPQTVEAISHARVAEVPILAAITKVDREDANPERVRQQLVEQGLVPEEWGGDTIVVEVAAPAGRGVDDLLEAILLVADVEELTANPKAPARAFVLESNLEQGRGTVVTALVERGTLRVTEPVVAGSGWGRVRAMFDDRGQTVKEAVPSMPVEVLGLDDVPFAGDELRVAPDEKTARTVAEARGRRRRVAGMAHPMTLAGGARLEDIFAMVQRGEVATLNLVLKADVQGSVEALTDALRKLDQDHEEVRLSFVHRAVGGITESDVNLAAVSNATVIGFNVRPDRKARELAESEHVELRLYEVIYQVLEDVTAALVGLLQPEFEEVVTGDAEVREVFSVPRVGKVAGCYVRNGTVTRGSRVRFLRDGVVIWNGTITSLRRFKDDVREVQAGYECGIGLSDFQDLKAGDVIETYELKELERALR, encoded by the coding sequence TTGGCCACCAAGAAGATCAGGATCTACGAGCTCGCACGGGAGCTCGGCGTCGAGAACCAGGTGGTGCTCGACCTCGCCGACGAGCTGAAGATCGGCGTCAAGAGCCACTCCTCGAGCATCGAGGACCCGATGGCCGACCGCGTCCGCCGGCTGGCCGACTCGAGGGGCCTCCGCCGCGCCGAGCCGGAACCGGTCGCGCCCGAGCCCACCCCGCCGCCGCGCCCGGAGCCCGCGCCCGCCGCGCCGCCCACCCCGGCCCCCGCGCCCGAGCCCCGTCCGGCCGCGCCGCACCGGGTCGTACGGTCGACCGGCGGCATCCCCGAGCCCCCGCCGATCCCGCGGCCGGTGCGGCCCACCACGGGGGTCCCCGAGCCGGCGCCGTCCCTGCCCCGCGACCCCATCGGGGCGCGCCCGGCCGCGGGCCCGGCGCCGACGCCCGAGCTGCGCTCGCCGACCGGCAAGCCGATCCCGCCGCCCCCCGGGGCCCGGCGCACGCCGCCGCCCCCCGGCCCCCGCGTCTTCACCCCCAGCTCGGGCGCCCCGCCGCGAGGCGGCGGCGACCGGGCGCCCGGCGCCGGCGCCCCGAGCCGACCCCGCTTCGGCGGCGGCGGCGGCTTCCCGGGGCGGGGCGGGCCCGGGGGTGGGCCGGGAGGACCCGGCGGCCGCGGCGGGCCGCCCGGCCGCGGCCGGTCCGGCCCCCAGGGTCAGCGGCCCCGCCGCAAGAAGCGCCGCCGCCGCGACTTCGAGGACCTCGGGCCGGCGTCCCCGACCGCGCTCACCCCGATCGACGCCCCCGTCCCCGAGGGCGAGATCGTCGTGCCCCGCGGCGGGACGATCCAGGAGCTGGCGCCGAAGCTGAACCGCAACACCGCCGACCTCGTGCGGCTGCTCTTCGACGCCGGCGAGATGGTGACCGGCACCCAGACCCTCGCCGACGAGATGATCGAGCTCATCGCCGAGACCCTCGGCGCCGAGGTGCTGATCGTCGAGCCGGGTCAGGAGCAGGAGCTCGAGCTGCAGGCGCTCCTCGGCGACGAGGAGGAGGACGACGAGGCGCTCCTCGAGCCGCGGCCGCCGATCGTCACGGTCATGGGTCACGTCGACCACGGCAAGACCACCCTGCTCGACGCCATCCGCGCCACGAACGTCGTCGCCGGCGAGGCCGGTGGCATCACCCAGCACATCGGCGCCTACCAGGCCGACCGCAATGGCCGCCGGATCACGTTCATCGACACGCCCGGCCACGAGGCGTTCACGGCCATGCGCGCGCGCGGCGCCCAGGCGACCGACATCGTCGTGCTGGTCGTGGCGGCCGACGACGGCGTCATGCCGCAGACCGTCGAGGCGATCAGCCACGCCCGCGTCGCCGAGGTCCCGATCCTCGCCGCGATCACGAAGGTCGACCGCGAGGACGCCAACCCCGAGCGGGTCCGCCAGCAGCTCGTCGAGCAGGGCCTCGTCCCCGAGGAGTGGGGCGGTGACACCATCGTGGTCGAGGTCGCGGCGCCGGCCGGGCGCGGGGTCGACGACCTCCTCGAGGCCATCCTGCTCGTCGCCGACGTCGAGGAGCTCACCGCCAACCCGAAGGCGCCGGCGCGCGCGTTCGTCCTCGAATCGAACCTCGAGCAGGGTCGCGGCACCGTCGTCACCGCGCTCGTCGAGCGCGGCACGCTGCGCGTGACCGAGCCGGTCGTCGCCGGCAGCGGCTGGGGCCGGGTCCGCGCCATGTTCGACGACCGGGGCCAGACCGTGAAGGAGGCCGTCCCGTCGATGCCGGTCGAGGTCCTCGGCCTCGACGACGTGCCCTTCGCCGGCGACGAGCTGCGGGTGGCGCCCGACGAGAAGACGGCCCGGACCGTCGCCGAGGCCCGAGGCCGCCGCCGCCGCGTCGCCGGCATGGCTCACCCGATGACGCTGGCCGGCGGGGCGCGCCTCGAGGACATCTTCGCCATGGTCCAGCGGGGCGAGGTCGCGACCCTGAACCTGGTCCTGAAGGCCGACGTCCAGGGGTCCGTCGAGGCGCTGACCGACGCGCTCCGCAAGCTCGACCAGGACCACGAGGAGGTGCGGCTCTCGTTCGTGCACCGCGCCGTGGGCGGCATCACCGAGTCCGACGTGAACCTCGCCGCGGTGTCGAACGCCACCGTGATCGGCTTCAACGTCCGGCCTGACCGCAAGGCCCGCGAGCTCGCCGAGAGCGAGCACGTCGAGCTGCGCCTCTACGAGGTCATCTACCAGGTCCTCGAGGACGTGACCGCGGCCCTCGTCGGGCTGCTGCAGCCCGAGTTCGAGGAGGTCGTCACCGGCGACGCCGAGGTGCGCGAGGTCTTCTCGGTGCCGCGGGTCGGGAAGGTGGCGGGCTGCTACGTGCGCAACGGGACCGTCACCCGAGGCTCGAGGGTCCGCTTCCTGCGGGACGGCGTGGTGATCTGGAACGGCACCATCACGTCGCTCCGCCGGTTCAAGGACGACGTGCGCGAGGTCCAGGCCGGCTACGAGTGCGGCATCGGGCTCTCCGACTTCCAGGACCTCAAGGCCGGCGACGTCATCGAGACCTACGAGCTGAAGGAGCTCGAGCGCGCCCTGCGGTGA